A single window of Onychomys torridus chromosome 8, mOncTor1.1, whole genome shotgun sequence DNA harbors:
- the Aurkb gene encoding aurora kinase B isoform X2 yields MAQKENAYPWPYGSQTSHPGLNTLPQRVLRKEPAVTSALALMNRSNVQSTAAPGQKLAENVSRGPTALRTLTIDDFEIGRPLGKGKFGNVYLAREKKSHFIVALKILFKSQIEKEGVEHQLRREIEIQAHLQHPNILRLYNYFYDRRRIYLILEYAPRGELYKELQKNRTFDEQRTATIMEELSDALMYCHKKKVIHRDIKPENLLLGLQGELKIADFGWSVHAPSLRRKTMCGTLDYLPPEMIEGRMHNEMVDLWCIGVLCYELMVGNPPFESPSHSETYRRIVKVDLKFPHSVPEGAQDLISKLLKHNPSERLPLAQVAAHPWVRAHSRRVLSPSAL; encoded by the exons ATGGCCCAGAAGGAGAACGCCTACCCGTGGCCCTACGGCTCGCAGACG TCTCATCCGGGCCTGAACACCCTGCCCCAGAGGGTCCTGCGGAAGGAGCCTGCTGTGACATCTGCCCTCGCCCTCATGAACCGGTCCAATGTCCAGTCCACAG CTGCCCCTGGCCAGAAGTTGGCTGAAAATGTCAGTCGGGGCCCCACTGCCTT GCGGACCCTCACTATTGATGACTTTGAGATTGGACGTCCTCTGGGCAAAGGCAAATTTGGAAATGTATACTTGGCTCGGGAGAAGAAAAGCCATTTCATCGTGGCTCTCAAGATCCTCTTCAAGTCTCAGATTGAGAAGGAGGGAGTGGAGCACCAGCTTCGCCGGGAGATTGAAATCCAGGCACATCTGCA ACACCCCAACATTCTTCGGCTCTACAACTACTTCTATGACCGGCGGAGGATCTACTTGATCCTGGAATATGCCCCGAGGGGAGAGCTCTACAAGGAACTACAGAAGAACCGAACTTTCGATGAGCAGCGGACAGCCACG ATCATGGAGGAACTGTCGGATGCGTTGATGTACTGCCACAAGAAGAAGGTGATTCACAGAGACATAAAACCTGAGAATCTGCTGTTAGGTCTCCAGGGGGAGCTGAAGATTGCGGACTTCGGCTGGTCTGTGCATGCCCCTTCCCTGAG GAGGAAGACCATGTGTGGCACCCTGGACTATCTGCCCCCAGAGATGATTGAGGGGCGCATGCATAACGAAATGGTAGATCTGTGGTGCATCGGGGTGCTCTGCTATGAACTGATGGTGGGAAACCCACCCTTCGAGAGCCCTAGCCACAGTGAAACATACCGTCGGATTGTCAAG GTGGACCTGAAGTTCCCCCATTCTGTGCCTGAGGGGGCCCAGGACCTCATCTCCAAGCTGCTCAAGCATAACCCCTCAGAACGGCTGCCCCTGGCCCAGGTCGCTGCTCACCCTTGGGTCCGGGCCCACTCTCGGAGGGTCCTGTCTCCCTCTGCCCTTTAG
- the Aurkb gene encoding aurora kinase B isoform X3 produces the protein MAQKENAYPWPYGSQTSHPGLNTLPQRVLRKEPAVTSALALMNRSNVQSTAAPGQKLAENVSRGPTALRTLTIDDFEIGRPLGKGLCHPSCLLDVSRSFLSLCPRHPNILRLYNYFYDRRRIYLILEYAPRGELYKELQKNRTFDEQRTATIMEELSDALMYCHKKKVIHRDIKPENLLLGLQGELKIADFGWSVHAPSLRRKTMCGTLDYLPPEMIEGRMHNEMVDLWCIGVLCYELMVGNPPFESPSHSETYRRIVKVDLKFPHSVPEGAQDLISKLLKHNPSERLPLAQVAAHPWVRAHSRRVLSPSAL, from the exons ATGGCCCAGAAGGAGAACGCCTACCCGTGGCCCTACGGCTCGCAGACG TCTCATCCGGGCCTGAACACCCTGCCCCAGAGGGTCCTGCGGAAGGAGCCTGCTGTGACATCTGCCCTCGCCCTCATGAACCGGTCCAATGTCCAGTCCACAG CTGCCCCTGGCCAGAAGTTGGCTGAAAATGTCAGTCGGGGCCCCACTGCCTT GCGGACCCTCACTATTGATGACTTTGAGATTGGACGTCCTCTGGGCAAAG GTCTCTGCCATCCGTCCTGTCTCCTAGATGTGAGCCGaagcttcctttctctttgcccCAGACACCCCAACATTCTTCGGCTCTACAACTACTTCTATGACCGGCGGAGGATCTACTTGATCCTGGAATATGCCCCGAGGGGAGAGCTCTACAAGGAACTACAGAAGAACCGAACTTTCGATGAGCAGCGGACAGCCACG ATCATGGAGGAACTGTCGGATGCGTTGATGTACTGCCACAAGAAGAAGGTGATTCACAGAGACATAAAACCTGAGAATCTGCTGTTAGGTCTCCAGGGGGAGCTGAAGATTGCGGACTTCGGCTGGTCTGTGCATGCCCCTTCCCTGAG GAGGAAGACCATGTGTGGCACCCTGGACTATCTGCCCCCAGAGATGATTGAGGGGCGCATGCATAACGAAATGGTAGATCTGTGGTGCATCGGGGTGCTCTGCTATGAACTGATGGTGGGAAACCCACCCTTCGAGAGCCCTAGCCACAGTGAAACATACCGTCGGATTGTCAAG GTGGACCTGAAGTTCCCCCATTCTGTGCCTGAGGGGGCCCAGGACCTCATCTCCAAGCTGCTCAAGCATAACCCCTCAGAACGGCTGCCCCTGGCCCAGGTCGCTGCTCACCCTTGGGTCCGGGCCCACTCTCGGAGGGTCCTGTCTCCCTCTGCCCTTTAG
- the Aurkb gene encoding aurora kinase B isoform X1, translating into MAQKENAYPWPYGSQTSHPGLNTLPQRVLRKEPAVTSALALMNRSNVQSTAAPGQKLAENHRASCAFPPTFLIRRTLTIDDFEIGRPLGKGKFGNVYLAREKKSHFIVALKILFKSQIEKEGVEHQLRREIEIQAHLQHPNILRLYNYFYDRRRIYLILEYAPRGELYKELQKNRTFDEQRTATIMEELSDALMYCHKKKVIHRDIKPENLLLGLQGELKIADFGWSVHAPSLRRKTMCGTLDYLPPEMIEGRMHNEMVDLWCIGVLCYELMVGNPPFESPSHSETYRRIVKVDLKFPHSVPEGAQDLISKLLKHNPSERLPLAQVAAHPWVRAHSRRVLSPSAL; encoded by the exons ATGGCCCAGAAGGAGAACGCCTACCCGTGGCCCTACGGCTCGCAGACG TCTCATCCGGGCCTGAACACCCTGCCCCAGAGGGTCCTGCGGAAGGAGCCTGCTGTGACATCTGCCCTCGCCCTCATGAACCGGTCCAATGTCCAGTCCACAG CTGCCCCTGGCCAGAAGTTGGCTGAAAAT CACCGAGCTAGCTGTGCCTTCCCCCCCACCTTTCTAATCAGGCGGACCCTCACTATTGATGACTTTGAGATTGGACGTCCTCTGGGCAAAGGCAAATTTGGAAATGTATACTTGGCTCGGGAGAAGAAAAGCCATTTCATCGTGGCTCTCAAGATCCTCTTCAAGTCTCAGATTGAGAAGGAGGGAGTGGAGCACCAGCTTCGCCGGGAGATTGAAATCCAGGCACATCTGCA ACACCCCAACATTCTTCGGCTCTACAACTACTTCTATGACCGGCGGAGGATCTACTTGATCCTGGAATATGCCCCGAGGGGAGAGCTCTACAAGGAACTACAGAAGAACCGAACTTTCGATGAGCAGCGGACAGCCACG ATCATGGAGGAACTGTCGGATGCGTTGATGTACTGCCACAAGAAGAAGGTGATTCACAGAGACATAAAACCTGAGAATCTGCTGTTAGGTCTCCAGGGGGAGCTGAAGATTGCGGACTTCGGCTGGTCTGTGCATGCCCCTTCCCTGAG GAGGAAGACCATGTGTGGCACCCTGGACTATCTGCCCCCAGAGATGATTGAGGGGCGCATGCATAACGAAATGGTAGATCTGTGGTGCATCGGGGTGCTCTGCTATGAACTGATGGTGGGAAACCCACCCTTCGAGAGCCCTAGCCACAGTGAAACATACCGTCGGATTGTCAAG GTGGACCTGAAGTTCCCCCATTCTGTGCCTGAGGGGGCCCAGGACCTCATCTCCAAGCTGCTCAAGCATAACCCCTCAGAACGGCTGCCCCTGGCCCAGGTCGCTGCTCACCCTTGGGTCCGGGCCCACTCTCGGAGGGTCCTGTCTCCCTCTGCCCTTTAG
- the Aurkb gene encoding aurora kinase B isoform X4: MTLRLDVLWAKIMEELSDALMYCHKKKVIHRDIKPENLLLGLQGELKIADFGWSVHAPSLRRKTMCGTLDYLPPEMIEGRMHNEMVDLWCIGVLCYELMVGNPPFESPSHSETYRRIVKVDLKFPHSVPEGAQDLISKLLKHNPSERLPLAQVAAHPWVRAHSRRVLSPSAL, translated from the exons ATGACTTTGAGATTGGACGTCCTCTGGGCAAAG ATCATGGAGGAACTGTCGGATGCGTTGATGTACTGCCACAAGAAGAAGGTGATTCACAGAGACATAAAACCTGAGAATCTGCTGTTAGGTCTCCAGGGGGAGCTGAAGATTGCGGACTTCGGCTGGTCTGTGCATGCCCCTTCCCTGAG GAGGAAGACCATGTGTGGCACCCTGGACTATCTGCCCCCAGAGATGATTGAGGGGCGCATGCATAACGAAATGGTAGATCTGTGGTGCATCGGGGTGCTCTGCTATGAACTGATGGTGGGAAACCCACCCTTCGAGAGCCCTAGCCACAGTGAAACATACCGTCGGATTGTCAAG GTGGACCTGAAGTTCCCCCATTCTGTGCCTGAGGGGGCCCAGGACCTCATCTCCAAGCTGCTCAAGCATAACCCCTCAGAACGGCTGCCCCTGGCCCAGGTCGCTGCTCACCCTTGGGTCCGGGCCCACTCTCGGAGGGTCCTGTCTCCCTCTGCCCTTTAG